From Neobacillus sp. PS2-9, the proteins below share one genomic window:
- a CDS encoding EAL domain-containing protein: protein MGTRKLNDPTYWKLIFSLIVFSELLDIAVSFFYPSIKFLKIISIIILIGALPIFLLSLKGIEKKDEELRQNKLKLKNIFDTLDVAIWSHDLKSDTLLITPGIEKLYGYSYIDFYKDLNLWRKVIYPEDLEVIEDRGKKLALGETVTSVYRIIRPDGEVRWIQDRGFPTMDSKGEFVDFTSVLFDITDRKESEDRYRSLVEMSPDIIAVVNHEKIEYINEAGWKLVGAQHPEDLVGHSPLKFVPPQIVEAFKVRGNPHEQQKVRLEFKVKKLNGETIDVEMASTPISYEGRFAVQVVGRDITERKRAEATIQNMAFYDTLTGLPNRNRFRHHLNDALNKQEENKMLAVLFLDLDRFKIINDTKGHNTGDIVLQRVADRLEMTVKQEGMVSRQGGDEFIILLEDIDKERAALVAQRILYEFSKPIEVNNQEFFVTPSIGISLYPSDGLDEETLIKNADTAMYQAKERGKNNFRFYSSNLNGNSIRKMELENGLRKALEKNQLTLHYQPQVSLATGEIVGIEALVRWNHPEHGFIAPSEFIPLAEETGLIVPIGKWVLWEACKQRKAWENAGFKEFPIAVNVSVRQFEDDHFIEYISTILVEVGLQANHLELEITESIMQNLENSTIILNQLKELGVLLSMDDFGTGYSSLSYLKHLPIDKIKIDKSFVDDIIYHSNQGMMVKTIIDMGMNLNFIVIAEGIETEEQLSFLKNNACEIGQGYLFSRPVPADNLEQYLIIGNKKSGITI from the coding sequence TTGGGGACAAGGAAATTAAATGATCCAACTTATTGGAAACTCATTTTTAGTTTGATCGTTTTTTCAGAGCTGCTTGACATTGCAGTTTCTTTTTTCTATCCATCTATTAAATTCCTAAAGATTATTTCTATTATTATCCTCATCGGAGCACTGCCGATTTTTCTCCTTTCATTAAAAGGAATAGAGAAAAAGGACGAAGAGCTTCGACAAAATAAACTTAAATTAAAAAATATCTTTGATACACTTGATGTTGCTATTTGGTCGCATGATTTAAAATCAGACACGCTACTAATCACTCCAGGTATTGAAAAATTGTATGGATATTCATATATTGATTTTTATAAAGATTTAAATCTGTGGAGAAAGGTCATTTATCCCGAAGATTTAGAGGTAATTGAAGACAGAGGAAAGAAACTGGCCTTAGGAGAAACGGTTACAAGTGTGTATCGGATTATTCGCCCAGATGGAGAAGTCCGCTGGATTCAGGACAGAGGGTTTCCGACAATGGATAGTAAAGGTGAGTTTGTTGACTTTACGAGTGTTTTATTTGATATAACAGATCGAAAAGAAAGTGAAGACCGTTATCGTAGTTTAGTTGAAATGTCTCCAGATATTATTGCTGTCGTTAACCATGAAAAAATTGAATATATTAATGAAGCGGGTTGGAAGTTAGTGGGTGCCCAGCATCCTGAGGATTTAGTTGGTCATTCCCCATTAAAGTTTGTCCCTCCACAAATTGTGGAAGCTTTTAAAGTACGAGGCAATCCACACGAACAGCAAAAGGTTAGACTCGAGTTTAAAGTAAAAAAACTGAATGGAGAGACCATTGATGTAGAAATGGCGTCGACTCCGATTTCCTATGAAGGTAGGTTTGCTGTTCAAGTAGTTGGTAGAGATATTACGGAGCGTAAGAGAGCGGAGGCAACGATCCAAAATATGGCCTTTTATGATACGCTAACAGGGCTGCCAAATCGAAATAGGTTTAGACATCATCTTAACGATGCATTAAACAAGCAGGAAGAAAATAAGATGCTAGCCGTTTTGTTTTTAGATTTAGATCGATTTAAGATTATTAATGACACAAAGGGACATAACACCGGAGATATTGTGCTGCAAAGAGTAGCGGACCGGTTAGAGATGACGGTTAAACAAGAAGGAATGGTCTCTAGGCAAGGTGGAGATGAATTTATTATCCTACTTGAAGATATTGATAAAGAGCGGGCTGCACTAGTGGCGCAACGGATTCTTTATGAGTTTTCTAAGCCTATCGAGGTAAATAACCAGGAGTTTTTTGTTACTCCTAGTATCGGAATCAGTCTTTACCCTTCCGATGGTTTAGATGAGGAAACATTAATTAAAAATGCCGATACAGCCATGTATCAAGCAAAAGAACGTGGAAAAAATAATTTCCGTTTCTATTCCTCCAATTTGAATGGGAATTCCATTCGAAAAATGGAGTTAGAAAATGGGTTACGAAAAGCTTTGGAGAAGAACCAATTAACACTTCATTATCAACCGCAAGTGTCTTTAGCAACTGGAGAAATTGTAGGGATTGAAGCATTAGTACGTTGGAATCATCCTGAGCATGGATTTATTGCGCCTTCAGAATTTATTCCATTAGCAGAGGAAACTGGGTTGATTGTTCCAATTGGAAAGTGGGTATTATGGGAGGCCTGTAAACAAAGGAAAGCCTGGGAAAATGCGGGCTTTAAAGAATTCCCTATTGCGGTAAATGTTTCCGTCCGACAGTTTGAGGATGACCATTTTATTGAATACATCTCAACAATCCTAGTAGAAGTGGGACTTCAAGCGAACCATTTAGAATTAGAAATCACCGAAAGTATCATGCAAAATTTAGAGAACTCTACGATTATTTTAAATCAATTAAAAGAGCTAGGGGTTCTTTTATCGATGGATGACTTTGGAACAGGTTATTCGTCACTAAGTTATTTAAAGCATCTTCCAATCGATAAGATTAAAATCGATAAATCGTTTGTCGATGACATCATTTATCATTCAAATCAAGGAATGATGGTAAAAACGATTATTGATATGGGAATGAATTTAAATTTTATCGTCATTGCTGAGGGCATTGAAACGGAAGAACAGCTTTCGTTTTTAAAGAACAATGCATGTGAAATTGGACAAGGATATTTATTCAGCAGGCCGGTACCAGCTGACAATTTGGAGCAATATTTAATCATAGGCAATAAAAAAAGTGGCATCACGATTTAA
- a CDS encoding purine/pyrimidine permease: protein MNDILKKESSLLSGVQGIQWAVFMLTNIIAVPVVVGAAFHMSPAEISTFMQRMLLVSGAATLIQVFIGHRLPVVEGAAGMWWAIFILLGTMSAPGGQGLLLQQLEMGLIIAGLFLAIVSFLPIIEKIRLLFTPIVTGVYLILLVSQLSGSFFKSILGMTATGQLNGKITLICLIEIIIILLFSLKAKGIWKSMGPLVGIMVGWSLFHFFGLLHTGQVYEPSSWFALPQVFSWGAPKFDVGIVLTSVITSIVLISNVIASILVVGIALEKEIQPKQYQKGIFGNGVNLLVSGIFSVVGVVPLSVSAGFITTTGIKAKRPLVIGALVIMGIGFFPYIGEFLSTLPLEVAYASLFIPFSQMMGFGIRDLMGQKPSSRNLLVIGLSLMVGIGMMFMPPAAFESVAPWLRNIIANGLLVGLIFCLLLEHVVFREKKVHNLNEKASR from the coding sequence ATGAACGACATATTGAAAAAAGAAAGCAGTCTTTTATCAGGAGTGCAAGGCATCCAGTGGGCTGTCTTTATGTTAACGAATATCATTGCTGTTCCTGTTGTAGTAGGTGCAGCCTTTCACATGTCCCCTGCAGAAATTTCCACTTTCATGCAAAGGATGCTATTGGTTTCGGGGGCAGCAACATTGATCCAAGTGTTTATTGGGCACCGCCTTCCTGTAGTTGAAGGAGCTGCTGGAATGTGGTGGGCAATCTTTATTTTGCTGGGGACCATGAGTGCGCCTGGAGGCCAGGGGCTTTTACTACAACAGCTTGAAATGGGTCTTATTATTGCTGGTTTATTTTTAGCAATCGTAAGCTTCTTGCCTATTATTGAAAAAATACGGTTATTATTCACTCCAATCGTCACAGGGGTTTATTTAATTCTTCTTGTAAGCCAGTTGAGTGGTTCGTTTTTTAAAAGTATCCTTGGAATGACAGCGACCGGTCAACTTAATGGAAAAATCACACTGATTTGTTTAATTGAAATTATCATTATCCTTCTGTTTTCATTAAAAGCAAAAGGGATTTGGAAAAGCATGGGGCCGCTCGTTGGGATTATGGTCGGTTGGAGCCTCTTTCATTTCTTTGGTTTACTCCATACTGGTCAAGTCTATGAACCTAGTAGCTGGTTTGCTTTGCCGCAAGTATTCAGCTGGGGAGCTCCAAAGTTTGATGTAGGGATCGTACTAACATCCGTGATTACTTCGATTGTGTTAATCTCGAATGTGATTGCCAGTATTTTAGTAGTAGGAATAGCTCTTGAAAAAGAGATCCAGCCTAAGCAGTATCAAAAGGGAATCTTCGGTAATGGAGTAAACTTGCTTGTTTCGGGAATATTTTCAGTTGTTGGAGTGGTACCTTTGTCTGTTTCAGCTGGGTTTATTACTACAACAGGGATTAAAGCAAAACGCCCGCTGGTGATTGGGGCATTAGTTATTATGGGTATTGGATTTTTCCCCTATATTGGCGAATTTTTATCTACTCTACCGTTAGAGGTTGCTTACGCTTCCTTGTTCATTCCATTCTCTCAGATGATGGGGTTTGGAATCCGTGACTTAATGGGTCAGAAGCCATCTTCACGAAATTTATTAGTGATTGGACTTTCCTTGATGGTTGGAATTGGGATGATGTTCATGCCGCCTGCTGCCTTCGAAAGTGTAGCGCCATGGCTTCGAAACATCATCGCGAACGGTTTGCTCGTTGGATTGATATTTTGTTTATTGCTTGAACATGTAGTATTTCGGGAGAAGAAGGTTCATAACCTCAATGAAAAAGCCAGTCGATAA
- a CDS encoding COX15/CtaA family protein, which yields MVRNKHLALVGVLLTYFLIVFGGYVASSNSGMGCGPEWPMCNGEVIPTLKGATLIEYLHRVIGATLGLLSAVLFFTLMRKRNGRKVHQVAFAMLVLLVIQVLLGAVVVVLDLPSIVISVHLIIAMLFLFCLIWIWRHLEVEDRKYKAYLTKGNQRSVIRHLNMVLILLLCTMAFGAYIKHQIYGLACGWLGCRQTFYPTTIPELLQTIHRGLAVVSTLYILILTLWSFTKGWGRSIQRRLVLCMLAVLFQLIIGAVVVMTFLDLSSAVFHLAIGTGLFALVSETRVYTGNALMKSNKSVAPSRSWHSGRRSLEK from the coding sequence ATGGTGAGGAATAAACACTTGGCACTTGTTGGAGTATTACTGACCTATTTTTTAATTGTTTTTGGGGGATATGTAGCCTCCTCTAATTCTGGCATGGGGTGTGGACCTGAATGGCCAATGTGTAACGGTGAAGTTATTCCCACGTTAAAGGGGGCTACATTAATTGAATATCTGCATCGAGTCATTGGAGCAACCCTTGGTTTACTCTCTGCCGTGTTATTTTTTACTCTTATGAGGAAGAGAAATGGGCGTAAAGTACATCAGGTGGCATTTGCCATGTTAGTCCTCCTAGTGATTCAAGTCCTCCTTGGGGCAGTTGTTGTTGTCCTTGATTTGCCTTCTATTGTGATTTCCGTCCATTTAATCATCGCCATGCTCTTTCTTTTCTGTTTGATTTGGATTTGGAGACATCTGGAGGTTGAGGATAGAAAATACAAAGCATATTTAACGAAAGGGAATCAAAGGTCGGTCATTCGCCATTTAAATATGGTACTCATTCTCCTCTTGTGTACAATGGCTTTTGGTGCATATATTAAGCATCAGATTTATGGATTGGCTTGTGGATGGTTAGGGTGTAGACAAACCTTCTATCCAACGACTATTCCAGAACTTCTCCAAACCATTCATCGTGGACTTGCCGTTGTTTCTACTCTGTATATTCTCATACTTACGCTCTGGTCTTTTACAAAAGGATGGGGTAGGAGCATTCAAAGGAGACTTGTCCTATGTATGTTGGCAGTTCTTTTTCAATTAATTATTGGGGCCGTGGTAGTCATGACATTCCTGGATCTTTCATCGGCGGTTTTTCACCTGGCTATCGGAACCGGATTATTCGCTTTGGTTAGCGAAACAAGAGTATATACGGGGAATGCCTTGATGAAATCTAATAAGAGTGTTGCTCCAAGCCGAAGCTGGCATAGTGGTCGAAGAAGTCTGGAGAAATAA
- a CDS encoding DUF4097 family beta strand repeat-containing protein: protein MKRILILLLVITGLYIIFNQGLQMDWSQAETKNTQATITSDTDLIEINVSSVSTTIIPEDRDDLEAVYNGKEKLTVNDSGDKVEVSIKNKWFDWFNWAPFSKKKELKIYIPENYDRNMSIDLGSGNLHFSGISKNKPLKLDELTVDIGSGNLNLTNLVVKHFVQDVSSGNVNIDSLKAETGSFDISSGNLEIKHYTGPIEADVSSGRLSIQVDQLLDAITIDVSSGDVSLDLPDNADFSIDGDVSSGNISSTFPLTSKDQSKHSIQGKHGSGKFPINLDVSSGNIRIH from the coding sequence ATGAAAAGAATTTTAATTCTACTATTAGTTATTACTGGATTATATATTATCTTCAATCAAGGGTTACAAATGGATTGGTCTCAAGCAGAAACCAAGAATACTCAAGCCACCATAACAAGTGATACAGACTTAATTGAAATCAATGTTTCTAGTGTAAGTACCACTATTATTCCGGAAGATCGGGACGATTTAGAAGCCGTTTATAATGGAAAAGAAAAACTAACGGTGAACGACTCAGGGGATAAGGTTGAAGTTTCGATTAAAAACAAATGGTTTGATTGGTTTAACTGGGCACCTTTCTCCAAAAAGAAGGAACTGAAAATCTATATACCAGAAAATTATGACCGCAATATGAGTATCGATTTAGGCTCAGGTAATTTACACTTCTCCGGCATATCCAAAAATAAGCCTTTGAAATTAGATGAGTTAACCGTTGATATTGGCTCTGGAAACCTAAACCTTACTAATCTGGTAGTCAAACATTTTGTCCAGGACGTTTCTTCAGGGAACGTGAATATAGATTCACTAAAGGCGGAAACAGGTTCCTTTGATATTAGTTCTGGTAACCTGGAAATTAAGCACTATACAGGACCAATCGAGGCAGATGTATCATCCGGAAGACTCAGCATTCAAGTCGATCAACTGTTAGATGCGATTACTATTGATGTTAGTTCTGGTGATGTCAGCCTTGATTTACCTGATAATGCTGATTTTTCGATTGATGGTGATGTAAGCAGCGGGAATATTTCTAGTACCTTCCCTTTGACTTCCAAAGACCAAAGTAAACACAGTATCCAAGGGAAGCATGGGTCAGGGAAATTCCCTATCAACCTTGATGTCTCTAGTGGAAATATAAGAATTCATTAA
- a CDS encoding rhodanese-like domain-containing protein, which yields MTIKKLTPKELHEKLLGEDKTVVLDVRAEEKYNEFHIEESRNIPKTIIFGMEEKEGNPPLSLPRDREVIVTCTTGNSAAKCAKILDAHNYNVAVLDGGLTAWKAYLHSLEDK from the coding sequence ATGACAATCAAAAAATTGACACCGAAAGAACTGCATGAAAAGCTGCTTGGAGAGGACAAGACAGTCGTTCTCGATGTACGTGCAGAAGAAAAATACAATGAATTTCATATAGAGGAAAGCCGGAATATCCCAAAGACGATTATTTTTGGTATGGAAGAAAAGGAAGGAAATCCGCCATTATCATTACCACGAGACAGAGAAGTCATCGTAACCTGTACCACGGGGAATTCCGCAGCTAAATGTGCGAAGATTCTTGATGCTCACAATTACAACGTAGCAGTTTTAGATGGTGGGCTTACAGCCTGGAAGGCCTATTTACATTCGCTGGAAGACAAATAG
- a CDS encoding DoxX family protein, with the protein MFNKFLRENKIASVILTVLRLYLGYSWFTAGFHKLTGGFDAAGFLKGAIANPVKGPDGAVVFGWYVDFLKHFALPNVDVFNVLVPWGETLIGLGLILGCLTTAAMFFGLVMNFSFFLAGTVSHNPRDIFLGFIILTAGYNAGKIGLDRWVVPFFRKMSNKTAATEKSKATV; encoded by the coding sequence ATGTTTAACAAATTTTTAAGAGAAAACAAAATTGCATCTGTTATCTTAACAGTCTTACGTTTATACCTCGGTTACTCTTGGTTTACTGCAGGATTCCATAAATTAACTGGCGGATTTGACGCTGCTGGATTCTTAAAAGGAGCCATTGCTAACCCGGTAAAAGGTCCAGATGGCGCAGTCGTTTTTGGCTGGTACGTTGACTTCTTGAAACACTTTGCTCTTCCAAACGTCGATGTCTTCAACGTTCTTGTTCCTTGGGGCGAAACATTAATTGGTTTAGGCTTAATCCTTGGATGCTTAACAACTGCCGCTATGTTCTTTGGTCTCGTCATGAACTTCAGCTTCTTCTTAGCTGGCACTGTATCTCACAACCCTAGAGACATCTTCCTTGGCTTCATTATCTTAACAGCTGGCTACAACGCTGGTAAAATCGGTTTAGACCGTTGGGTTGTACCTTTCTTTAGAAAAATGAGTAACAAAACAGCCGCTACTGAAAAATCAAAAGCTACAGTCTAA
- a CDS encoding MATE family efflux transporter → MKEHTNKFQEQSLFSISWPLFIELALHMGMGIIATFMLSHYSDTAAAGVGVANQLLNIFILVFTVTSIGATVLISQNLGAGRLKNARQLSRSVFGLNFWFGITISIIVFLFGEHLLLLFDIHGKVFDYGHTFVRICGISLFFESISLALSAVLRSHGYTKESMFVTVAMDLISIGGNIAALSGIFGLPITGVTGVSWAIVAARFYAVCALIYLVYNRLSLKLEIRDIFHAKKEDIKGLLSIGIPSAGENLSYQLSQLIITSFVVSMGTSSLAARVYILNINMVCFLFTLAIAQGTQLLVARYIGGKQFNRALQRGIRTLKIAMVASLVTSLVIALIGSPILESFTKDSSIIAVGLPVLWAIVFVEPGRAMNIVLMSSLKSAGDVRFPVIIGMLSMWGIAVSLSYLFGVHYGLGLLGIWLAQGTDEWLRGCFALRRWLMKPWEHKLMRRVPVQS, encoded by the coding sequence TTGAAAGAACACACAAATAAGTTTCAGGAACAATCACTGTTTAGTATTTCGTGGCCACTTTTTATTGAGCTGGCTCTTCATATGGGTATGGGAATTATCGCAACATTTATGTTAAGCCACTATTCGGATACAGCGGCGGCAGGGGTAGGAGTAGCGAACCAACTATTAAACATCTTTATCCTAGTCTTTACCGTGACCTCCATTGGAGCTACCGTCTTAATCAGTCAGAACCTCGGTGCAGGCCGGCTTAAGAATGCAAGACAATTATCTCGTTCTGTATTTGGACTCAATTTTTGGTTTGGGATTACCATTTCTATCATCGTCTTTCTTTTTGGAGAACATCTTTTACTCTTATTCGATATTCACGGGAAAGTTTTCGATTATGGTCATACTTTTGTTCGGATTTGCGGGATCTCCCTCTTTTTTGAATCTATTTCACTCGCATTAAGTGCCGTTTTACGTAGTCACGGCTATACAAAAGAATCCATGTTTGTCACTGTCGCCATGGATCTGATAAGTATCGGGGGGAATATTGCGGCCCTTTCGGGGATTTTCGGTTTACCAATCACGGGTGTAACCGGTGTGTCTTGGGCCATCGTTGCAGCAAGATTTTATGCTGTTTGTGCACTGATATATCTTGTCTATAACCGACTTTCTTTAAAGCTAGAAATACGAGATATTTTTCATGCGAAAAAAGAGGACATAAAAGGACTCCTATCCATTGGTATTCCCTCAGCTGGTGAGAACTTGTCCTATCAATTATCCCAGCTGATCATTACTAGTTTTGTAGTTTCAATGGGAACTTCCTCTTTGGCCGCACGTGTCTATATTTTAAATATTAATATGGTTTGTTTTTTATTTACGTTAGCGATTGCTCAAGGCACACAGCTTCTAGTGGCACGCTACATTGGCGGTAAGCAGTTTAACCGTGCACTCCAGCGCGGCATTCGGACATTAAAAATTGCCATGGTCGCCTCACTCGTTACATCATTAGTAATTGCCTTAATTGGATCCCCTATATTAGAGTCTTTTACAAAAGATTCAAGCATCATAGCGGTAGGTCTGCCTGTTTTATGGGCCATTGTGTTTGTTGAACCAGGAAGAGCGATGAATATAGTCTTGATGAGTTCATTAAAATCTGCTGGGGATGTCCGATTTCCTGTCATCATCGGAATGCTTTCTATGTGGGGAATTGCCGTTTCACTTAGCTACCTGTTTGGAGTTCATTATGGTTTAGGTCTCTTAGGCATTTGGCTTGCTCAAGGAACAGACGAATGGCTGCGCGGTTGTTTTGCTTTAAGGCGATGGCTCATGAAACCGTGGGAGCATAAGCTAATGAGAAGAGTTCCTGTTCAAAGCTAA
- a CDS encoding bile acid:sodium symporter family protein yields the protein MLHKLNRQLEKIMPLITPVGVVTGVIFSVHLTDFSYLIPWIFAFMTFAGSLSSNFRSLKEVMAHPFPIFMAMLILHVLMPAWAWGVGHVAFSGDVYTITGLILGMVIPTGVTSFIWVSIYKGNIPLVLSLILIDTLLSPIIVPLSLSLFIGQKVEMDFLNIMKGLLGMVVIPSLIGMFLNQVTKGKIKEKLGSRLAPFSKICIGIVVMLNGAIVAPYLKDINFKLVGITVTVFCIAFSGYLFSFLLGRLMKRDRNTVITLTFTGGMRNISAGAVLAVSFFPAAVAVPVVVGMLFQQVLASTNGYFLDRYYTRKVDKQESLVL from the coding sequence ATGCTGCATAAATTAAATAGACAACTAGAAAAAATTATGCCCTTAATTACTCCTGTGGGCGTTGTAACTGGGGTGATTTTTAGTGTCCATCTAACGGACTTTTCCTATCTGATTCCTTGGATCTTTGCCTTTATGACCTTCGCAGGAAGTTTAAGCTCTAATTTTCGTTCATTAAAAGAGGTAATGGCTCATCCCTTTCCCATTTTTATGGCGATGTTGATATTACATGTTCTCATGCCAGCTTGGGCATGGGGAGTAGGCCATGTCGCCTTTTCTGGTGATGTATACACCATTACTGGTCTCATTTTAGGTATGGTCATCCCAACAGGAGTGACGAGTTTTATTTGGGTTTCAATCTACAAAGGGAACATTCCCTTGGTTTTATCTCTTATCTTAATAGATACCTTGCTTTCCCCCATTATTGTTCCGCTTTCACTTTCCTTATTTATCGGTCAAAAAGTGGAAATGGACTTCTTGAATATAATGAAAGGGCTCCTAGGGATGGTTGTCATTCCATCCTTAATCGGAATGTTCCTGAATCAAGTAACAAAGGGTAAAATTAAAGAAAAATTAGGTTCACGTCTTGCTCCATTTTCAAAAATATGCATCGGCATTGTGGTGATGCTAAACGGGGCAATTGTTGCTCCTTATTTAAAAGACATTAATTTTAAGCTTGTAGGTATAACAGTAACTGTCTTTTGCATTGCCTTCTCTGGATATTTATTTTCCTTCCTTTTGGGTAGATTGATGAAGAGGGATCGGAATACTGTTATTACTCTCACATTTACCGGTGGAATGAGGAATATCAGTGCTGGCGCAGTATTAGCTGTTTCCTTTTTCCCAGCTGCGGTGGCAGTTCCTGTAGTTGTTGGGATGCTTTTCCAACAAGTTCTAGCTTCAACCAATGGTTATTTTCTCGACCGGTATTATACTAGAAAGGTCGATAAACAAGAGTCATTAGTTTTATAA
- a CDS encoding alpha-glucosidase, with protein sequence MNKLWWKEAVAYQIYPRSFMDSNGDGIGDIKGIISKLDYLKELGIDVIWVSPMYQSPNDDNGYDISDYQEIMEEFGTMADFNLLLEETHRRGMKLILDLVINHTSDEHPWFIESRASEENPKRDWYIWRDGKGGKEPNNWESIFGGSAWKYDEQTDQYFMHIFSKKQPDLNWENEEVRKALYEMVNWWLDKGIDGFRVDAISHIKKEEGLEDMPNPEGLQYVSCFDKMMNVDGIHTFLEELKEETFAKYDIMTVGEANGVTVDDVEDVERWVGEKTGKFNMVFQFEHLALWDAEAKKQLDIVELKDVLSRWQKGLENKGWNALFIENHDKPRVVSTWGNDKEYWRESATAFGAMYFLMQGTPFIYQGQEIGMTNVQFDSIEDYDDVSAKNMYRIKRAEGVPHEEIMEIIWASGRDNSRTPMQWSTAENAGFSTGNPWLKVNPNFKDINVVSQQNDEHSVLNFYKKMIDLKKANEVFTYGTYELLLKDDPQIFAYTRTLNEEKIIVITNLSTQPAEMQGVSLDYHNLLLNNYEVSPHEPHQKFTLKPYEARVYRMK encoded by the coding sequence ATGAATAAATTATGGTGGAAAGAAGCTGTTGCCTATCAGATTTATCCTCGAAGCTTCATGGATTCCAATGGAGACGGGATTGGGGATATCAAGGGCATCATCTCTAAATTAGATTATTTAAAAGAACTAGGGATTGATGTGATCTGGGTTAGTCCAATGTATCAATCGCCTAATGACGATAATGGTTACGATATCAGTGACTACCAAGAGATTATGGAAGAGTTTGGAACGATGGCTGATTTTAATCTTCTTTTAGAGGAAACACATCGCCGTGGGATGAAACTTATCCTTGATCTAGTCATTAACCATACGAGTGATGAACATCCTTGGTTTATCGAATCCCGTGCGTCTGAAGAAAATCCAAAGCGTGATTGGTATATCTGGCGTGATGGAAAAGGCGGGAAAGAACCGAATAACTGGGAAAGCATTTTTGGTGGTTCAGCCTGGAAATATGATGAACAAACTGATCAGTATTTCATGCATATTTTTTCAAAAAAGCAGCCAGACCTTAACTGGGAAAATGAAGAGGTACGGAAGGCGCTGTATGAAATGGTAAACTGGTGGCTCGATAAGGGAATCGATGGTTTCCGTGTCGATGCGATTAGCCACATTAAAAAGGAAGAGGGCCTAGAGGATATGCCAAATCCTGAAGGGCTCCAATATGTCTCTTGCTTCGATAAAATGATGAATGTGGACGGAATTCATACGTTTTTGGAGGAATTAAAGGAAGAGACGTTTGCTAAATATGACATTATGACTGTCGGTGAGGCGAACGGAGTAACGGTTGATGACGTGGAAGATGTGGAGCGTTGGGTTGGTGAAAAGACAGGGAAGTTCAATATGGTATTCCAATTTGAGCATCTAGCATTATGGGATGCCGAAGCGAAAAAACAGTTGGATATTGTAGAGCTTAAGGATGTATTGTCTCGATGGCAAAAAGGATTAGAAAATAAAGGATGGAACGCTTTGTTCATCGAGAACCACGACAAGCCGCGTGTAGTCTCGACTTGGGGAAATGATAAGGAATATTGGCGTGAGAGTGCAACAGCGTTCGGAGCCATGTATTTTCTCATGCAGGGTACTCCGTTCATCTATCAGGGGCAAGAGATTGGCATGACTAATGTCCAATTTGATTCCATAGAGGATTATGACGATGTGTCGGCAAAGAATATGTACCGTATCAAGCGGGCAGAGGGTGTTCCGCACGAGGAGATCATGGAGATTATTTGGGCCTCTGGCCGTGATAACTCACGAACTCCGATGCAATGGTCAACGGCAGAGAATGCTGGTTTCAGCACAGGGAATCCATGGTTGAAGGTTAATCCGAATTTTAAAGACATCAATGTCGTGTCGCAACAAAACGACGAACATTCTGTTTTAAACTTCTATAAGAAGATGATTGATCTAAAGAAAGCCAACGAAGTATTTACCTATGGTACGTATGAATTGCTTTTGAAGGATGATCCTCAAATTTTTGCTTATACAAGGACGTTAAATGAGGAAAAGATTATAGTTATAACTAATCTTTCTACACAGCCTGCAGAGATGCAGGGCGTTTCCCTCGACTACCATAACTTGCTGCTAAACAATTATGAAGTATCACCACATGAACCACATCAAAAATTTACATTAAAGCCTTATGAGGCAAGAGTGTACCGAATGAAATAA